From the genome of Palaemon carinicauda isolate YSFRI2023 chromosome 6, ASM3689809v2, whole genome shotgun sequence, one region includes:
- the LOC137642109 gene encoding cuticle protein 8-like: MKVLAMLMLAAAVLSSPLPQGTHSDTLYPIIPYEFAFEVADPPTNNFQNRAEVKLPNGDVFGSWSLLLPDGNIQTVTYNVTGNQGFQYSIALIPSGQVAATA; this comes from the exons ATGAAG GTTTTAGCTATGCTGATGCTTGCAGCCGCTGTCCTCAGCTCCCCTTTGCCACAGGGTACCCATTCCGATACCCTCTAT CCCATCATCCCTTACGAGTTCGCCTTCGAAGTTGCCGACCCTCCGACCAACAACTTCCAGAACAGGGCAGAGGTCAAACTTCCCAACGGCGATGTCTTCGGCTCCTGGTCTCTTCTGCTGCCTGACGGAAACATCCAGACCGTCACCTACAACGTCACTGGAAACCAGGGCTTCCAGTACTCCATAGCTCTTATTCCAAGTGGACAAGTAGCGGCAACAGCCTAG